Proteins encoded within one genomic window of Candidatus Binatia bacterium:
- a CDS encoding acetyl-CoA C-acyltransferase (Catalyzes the synthesis of acetoacetyl coenzyme A from two molecules of acetyl coenzyme A. It can also act as a thiolase, catalyzing the reverse reaction and generating two-carbon units from the four-carbon product of fatty acid oxidation) translates to MAMTEMNSKTVVLGMARTPFGKLGGALAPLSATTLGAVALTAAVERSKIDPSEIEHVTFGEVLQAGVGQNPARQVLFKAGLAKTVTADTINKVCASGMLAVVNAMRSINAGANALVAAGGMESMSNAPYLLRDARWGYRFGDGTLVDAMIYDGLWDQYFPMTMATQGSKVATELQLTREEQDQFAYQSHRRAADAHAAGHLADEIVPVRVASKAKDKVVVERLPRLGKVRIPVSVGAPNRVWEHEPSQEFTLDYSAYAPFVTGDQPHVVVDRDESVRSDASIEAMAKLRPLERNGTVTAGNAPGVNDGAAALILADAGYAAGHGYEALATIVDHDTVAWDSPYISLTPAMAAHKLLDRTGYRASDVAVWEINEAFSAVAIESARRLELEEGSFNRFGGAVAMGHPIGASGARIVETVINQLRKRGGGLGIAAICSGGGQGDALLIAV, encoded by the coding sequence ATGGCTATGACTGAAATGAATTCAAAAACCGTCGTTCTCGGAATGGCGCGCACGCCGTTCGGCAAACTGGGGGGAGCGCTCGCTCCGCTTTCGGCAACGACGCTGGGCGCGGTCGCGCTGACCGCCGCCGTGGAGCGCTCGAAGATCGATCCATCCGAGATCGAGCACGTGACCTTCGGCGAGGTGTTGCAGGCCGGCGTCGGGCAGAACCCCGCGCGGCAGGTGCTCTTCAAGGCCGGACTCGCCAAGACGGTGACGGCGGACACGATCAACAAGGTCTGCGCGTCGGGCATGCTTGCCGTCGTCAACGCGATGCGCTCGATCAACGCCGGCGCGAACGCCCTCGTCGCGGCGGGCGGGATGGAGTCGATGTCCAACGCACCCTACCTGCTGCGCGATGCGCGCTGGGGCTATCGCTTCGGCGACGGCACCCTCGTCGACGCGATGATCTACGATGGGCTGTGGGACCAGTATTTTCCAATGACGATGGCGACGCAAGGCAGCAAGGTCGCCACCGAGCTTCAACTTACGCGCGAGGAGCAGGATCAGTTCGCTTATCAGAGTCATCGCCGCGCCGCGGATGCGCACGCGGCCGGTCATCTAGCGGACGAGATCGTGCCCGTGAGGGTCGCGAGCAAGGCCAAGGACAAGGTCGTCGTCGAGCGGCTGCCGCGGCTGGGGAAGGTCCGCATTCCGGTTTCGGTCGGCGCGCCGAACCGGGTATGGGAACACGAGCCATCGCAAGAGTTCACGCTCGACTACTCGGCGTACGCCCCGTTCGTCACCGGCGATCAACCGCACGTAGTCGTGGATCGCGACGAGTCGGTTCGTTCCGACGCGAGTATCGAGGCGATGGCGAAGCTGCGTCCGCTCGAGCGCAACGGTACCGTGACGGCCGGCAACGCCCCCGGCGTCAATGACGGCGCCGCGGCGCTAATCCTCGCCGACGCCGGATACGCCGCGGGCCACGGTTACGAGGCTCTCGCCACGATCGTCGATCACGACACCGTCGCGTGGGACTCGCCCTACATCAGTCTGACGCCCGCGATGGCCGCGCACAAGCTGCTGGACCGCACGGGATATCGCGCATCCGACGTCGCGGTGTGGGAAATCAACGAGGCGTTCTCCGCCGTCGCGATTGAGTCCGCGCGCCGGCTCGAGCTCGAGGAAGGCTCGTTCAACCGGTTCGGCGGCGCGGTCGCGATGGGGCATCCGATCGGCGCCTCGGGAGCGCGCATCGTGGAGACTGTCATCAATCAGCTGCGCAAGCGCGGTGGCGGCCTCGGCATCGCCGCGATCTGCTCCGGCGGCGGCCAAGGCGACGCGCTATTGATAGCCGTTTGA